The following proteins are co-located in the Pyxicephalus adspersus chromosome Z, UCB_Pads_2.0, whole genome shotgun sequence genome:
- the MGAT1 gene encoding alpha-1,3-mannosyl-glycoprotein 2-beta-N-acetylglucosaminyltransferase, which produces MPRKVSVAAWGAALFISWNAILLLYLMSRPKGPDATDLTAHVIRLAEEAEAELEKQKGLLQQIHHYSGLLKHQPAAPNVARGPEILQRLSNGSVPSPTPFASDPQSVVIPILVVACDRPSVRKCLDSLLKYRPSVEQFPIIVSQDCGHAETSRVIKSYGDAITHINQPDLSEVPAPPEHRKFQGYYKISRHYRWALNQVLKVLGYKSAIVVEDDLEVAPDFYEYFLATHSLLRKDPSLWCVSAWNDNGKENLVEPKGSAILHRSDFFPGLGWLLLRELWEELEPKWPAAFWDDWVRRPEQRLGRACIRPELPRTRTFGRKGVSQGQFFDQHLRFIKLNQDPVSFTKIDLSYLLKENYDPWFVGQVYEAPKARAEEVLQGQVPGGRTVRVEYSTRDTFKAMARSFGVMDDLKSGVARVAYKGVVTFTHRGRRVFLAPPKDWAGYDPSWS; this is translated from the exons ATGCCGCGCAAGGTTAGCGTGGCGGCCTGGGGGGCGGCCCTCTTTATTTCATGGAATGCTATTCTCCTCCTCTACCTCATGAGCCGACCAAAGGGTCCCGATGCCACGGACCTTACGGCACACGTCATAAGACTGGCTGAAGAAGCCGAAGCAGAATTGGAGAAGCAGAAAGGACTGCTTCAACAGATTCACCACTACAGTGGTCTCCTTAAACATCAGCCGGCTGCCCCCAATGTTGCACGTGGCCCTGAAATACTCCAGAGACTTTCTAACGGATCTGTTCCATCTCCAACACCCTTTGCCTCTGATCCACAATCTGTGGTCATTCCAATCCTCGTAGTGGCATGTGACCGGCCCTCTGTCAGGAAGTGTTTGGACTCGCTGCTTAAATATCGCCCCTCGGTGGAGCAGTTCCCCATCATTGTTAGCCAAGATTGCGGCCATGCTGAAACATCGAGGGTCATTAAGTCGTACGGTGATGCCATCACGCATATCAACCAGCCCGACCTGTCTGAGGTTCCCGCTCCACCAGAACATAGAAAGTTTCAGGGCTACTATAAGATTTCCAGACACTATCGATGGGCACTCAACCAG GTCTTAAAAGTGCTGGGTTACAAGTCGGCCATTGTAGTAGAAGACGATTTGGAAGTAGCCCCAgacttttatgaatatttcttagCTACTCATTCCCTCCTCCGGAAGGACCCCAGCTTGTGGTGTGTCTCTGCCTGGAATGACAACGGAAAAGAGAATCTTGTGGAGCCCAAGGGCAGTGCCATTCTTCACCGTTCCGATTTCTTCCCAGGCCTTGGCTGGTTGCTGCTTCGGGAGCTTTGGGAGGAACTAGAGCCAAAGTGGCCAGCTGCCTTCTGGGACGACTGGGTCAGGCGTCCCGAACAGAGACTTGGGAGGGCATGCATAAGACCAGAGTTGCCTCGCACTCGAACATTTGGAAGGAAAGGGGTTAGCCAAGGACAGTTTTTTGACCAGCATTTAAGGTTCATCAAATTGAACCAGGACCCAGTGTCCTTCACCAAAATAGACCTTTCATATCTCCTCAAAGAAAATTATGACCCCTGGTTTGTGGGGCAAGTTTACGAAGCACCCAAAGCTCGTGCAGAAGAGGTGCTTCAGGGGCAAGTGCCCGGAGGAAGGACGGTGAGGGTGGAATATTCCACTAGAGACACTTTCAAGGCCATGGCCAGATCATTCGGTGTTATGGATGACCTGAAGTCTGGTGTGGCTCGAGTTGCCTATAAAGGTGTGGTAACTTTTACACATAGGGGGAGGAGAGTGTTTTTGGCTCCCCCTAAAGACTGGGCAGGTTATGACCCATCATGGAGTTAA